The Paraconexibacter algicola genome includes the window CTCGTGCAGGACGGCGACACGATCGCCATCGACATCCACACGCGGTCGATCGAGCTGCAGGTGTCCGACGCGGAGCTCGCGGAGCGCCGCGAGGCGCTCGAGTCCGGCGCCGGGTACGTCCCGGCGGCGCGCGACCGGGTGGTCTCGCCCGCGCTGCGCGCGTACGCGGCGATGGCGACCTCCGCGGACACCGGCGCGATCCGCGACGTCAACGCGGTCGAGCGGGCGGTCGCGGCGGCCGCGGATTCGCGCACGCACTCCCAGGCCTGATCCGTGGCGGCGGGACCGGCCTCGCGCCGGTCCCCTGCTACGCTTTCCGGAACGTCGAAGGGCAGTACCCCTACGGCGCGCATCGTCAGCACGGTGACCTCATGTCACCCGGTGCGCGCGGTCTCCGGAGCCACGCTCGGAGGCGGGGAGACCTTCGCGGAAGGACCAACCGTCTACCGCGAAGGAGCACACCGTGCCTGATCTGCTGTCCTCGTCCACCGGCCCCTGGGTCGGCCTCGTCCTCGCCATCGCCGTGCTGCTCGCGATCGACCTGTTCGTCGCCCGCGGCCGCAACGGCGAGATGACCCTGCGCTTCGCGACCGTCGCGAGCATCGTGTGGGTCGGCGTGTCGTTCGCGTTCTTCGGCGTGCTGCTCGCGTTCGGCGACAGCGAGGACGCGGGCGCGTACCTCGCCGGCTACCTCGTCGAGAAGTCGCTGTCGCTGGACAACGTCTTCGTCTTCCTGCTCGTCTTCACCGCGTTCCAGGTGCCGATGGCCGAGCGCCACCGGCTGCTGACCTACGGCATCGTCGGCGCGCTCGTCCTGCGGCTCGTGTTCATCCTCGTCGGCGCGGCCGCGCTGTCGACGTTCAGCTGGCTGAACTACGTGTTCGCGGCGTTCCTCGTCTACACGGGCTACAAGATGTTCAAGCACCGCAACGACCACGAGGGCGAGCAGCAGCTGGTCGACAAGCTCTCCGCGCGCCTGCCGATCACCGAGGACGCCCCGGACGGCAAGCTCGTCGTGCGGCGGGACGGCAAGACCCTGCTGACCGTCGGCGGTGCGGCCCTCGCGGCGATCGCGGTCGTGGACCTGATCTTCGCGATCGACTCGGTGCCCGCGATCCTCGCGATCACCACGGACTCGTTCATCGTGTTCGCGGCCAACGCGTTCGCGCTGCTCGGCCTGCGCCCGCTGTTCTTCCTCGTCGCCGACCTCGTCGAGCGCCTCTACTACCTGAAGACCGCGCTCGCCGCCCTGCTCGTGTTCATCGGCGCGAAGATGGCGATCGCCCAGATCGCCGGCAAGATCGGGCCCGAGATCAGCCTGCCGATCATCGCCGCCATCCTCGGCATCGGCGTCATCGCCTCGCTCGTGCGCGACCGGCGCATGGTCGCCGCCTGAGCGACGGACGGACCGGGCGCGGCCCCCGCCGCGCCCGGGCTGCGGGTCGCGTGGACCGGAGATCCTTCCCGGAAGGATCTGGTGTCCAC containing:
- a CDS encoding TerC/Alx family metal homeostasis membrane protein gives rise to the protein MPDLLSSSTGPWVGLVLAIAVLLAIDLFVARGRNGEMTLRFATVASIVWVGVSFAFFGVLLAFGDSEDAGAYLAGYLVEKSLSLDNVFVFLLVFTAFQVPMAERHRLLTYGIVGALVLRLVFILVGAAALSTFSWLNYVFAAFLVYTGYKMFKHRNDHEGEQQLVDKLSARLPITEDAPDGKLVVRRDGKTLLTVGGAALAAIAVVDLIFAIDSVPAILAITTDSFIVFAANAFALLGLRPLFFLVADLVERLYYLKTALAALLVFIGAKMAIAQIAGKIGPEISLPIIAAILGIGVIASLVRDRRMVAA